A genomic region of Methanosarcina thermophila TM-1 contains the following coding sequences:
- a CDS encoding metallophosphoesterase: protein MPPEIIPIIEEPALIVSNTETSLVVADIHLGIEWDLYRSGINLPSQMEGRLDRILSYIQANSPDRIILLGDIKHNVPQVSWQEKDEIPRFLETLAKHAHVDIFPGNHDGGIEFLFNRQKDIRVHSARGAVLDGVGYFHGHTWPAPELLGASHIIVAHNHPTIRFMDAFGYSITEPAWIRTKFNVDVLKSRYENLDFEDTAQWSDPELFIMPAFNELCGGIPFNESTQEDLLGPAFFSGGIELEASEVYLLDGTRLGLLGNIRKLQHTRVRTRMPGRSYKKSKF from the coding sequence ATGCCACCAGAAATCATACCTATTATTGAAGAGCCTGCTCTCATTGTATCCAATACCGAAACTTCACTGGTAGTTGCTGATATCCACCTGGGGATAGAATGGGATCTTTACAGGAGCGGGATCAATCTTCCCAGCCAGATGGAAGGAAGGCTGGACAGGATTCTGAGCTATATTCAGGCAAATTCCCCAGATCGGATAATACTTCTCGGGGATATAAAGCATAATGTTCCTCAAGTTTCCTGGCAGGAGAAAGATGAAATTCCTCGCTTTCTTGAGACACTTGCAAAACATGCACATGTGGATATCTTCCCTGGAAACCATGACGGAGGAATTGAATTTCTTTTTAACAGGCAAAAGGATATCAGGGTTCATTCCGCACGCGGGGCGGTTCTCGATGGTGTGGGATATTTTCACGGGCATACCTGGCCTGCACCTGAACTGCTGGGTGCCTCTCATATAATTGTCGCCCATAACCATCCTACAATCCGCTTTATGGATGCTTTCGGCTATTCCATAACTGAGCCTGCCTGGATAAGGACAAAATTCAATGTGGATGTCCTGAAGAGTAGGTATGAAAATCTTGATTTTGAAGACACTGCACAATGGAGCGATCCTGAGCTTTTCATAATGCCGGCTTTTAATGAATTATGTGGAGGCATACCTTTTAACGAATCCACTCAGGAAGACCTCCTGGGTCCTGCTTTTTTCTCAGGCGGGATTGAACTTGAGGCTTCAGAAGTGTATTTGCTCGATGGGACAAGACTAGGGCTGCTCGGGAATATTCGGAAACTGCAACATACAAGGGTTCGAACCAGGATGCCGGGCAGGAGCTATAAGAAATCTAAATTTTGA
- a CDS encoding PAS domain S-box protein, whose product MTAFDRLNAEESDNTNKKLHAGIFDCKCSENEPIEPRNKLGVETRDISILHKLSKRYLGDSDSFSILQEMVEAAIAITRADKGNIQILDSPTGKLRLAAQKGFSLRFLKFFELADAGKAAICGAAIKRMERVVVEDITCSPGLFESEALDVLLDEGVRAIQSTPLVSLSGKLLGVISTYFSQAHFPDERELMLVDILARQAADIIERQQAEEKLRQSEQCPRLRLENILSPDREMANLEFAEIIDIQAIQSLMEDFHKLTHMTVGLNDLKGNVLVGVGWQDICTKFHRVHPETCKHCIENDIELSTVTPPGEFKLHKCKNNMWSVATPVMVGGKQVGSILSGQFFFEDEHLNYEFYRAQARKYGFNEEEYMAALEKVPRLSREAVDTGMAFLMAFANMVSQLSYSNIKLSQLLNERDALVDALRESEERFRWVIENSLDVAYRRNLQTDHYDFMSPVIKQLTGFSAREISETNISEIFDRIHPEDRQLVIEKLTQASDSGFGTIEYRFRCKDGKYVWFADHFRVTKDQSKKPLFIVGIVRDITKRKLAELELVESEKRFRTLAENSPDVITRFDKQNRHMYANPAAAKAYSLSQARIIGKTHSELGMDPVLVSLWEECHQKVFATGKPETMEFQYISPQGKEYYFNTRIVPEFTNGKVCSILAISRDIKDKKEAEARLKDTLDNLEELVKARTAELEKTYKSLEESERGLAEAQKMANIGSWYWDFLTSEINWSEEMYRIFGLDPQKSALPYNQYLDYVHPDDRDYVDNAYKEAINGNPLDIDHRIVLDNGEVRTIHVRAEVIFNEENLPVRARGIVQDITERKKAEEKIKTLANAVESSNDAIITTSLEGVVTSWNKGAEQIYGYSAEEILGKNISVIEPPELKGEVGQLIEKIKNNDKVQYYETLQLKKDGTPINVSVSLSQIFNSSGDFVAVSAISRDVTERKKAEKILAKIEETRKKEIHHRIKNNLQVISSLLDLQAEKFFDNDVLEAFRESQDRIFSMSLIHEELYRGEGTDTLDFSAYLQKLAENLFQTYSLRSKNLNLLMDLEENAFFNMDIAVPLGIIVNELVSNSLKHAFTEEEKGEIRIKLCREEKNNEIQESCFSLTISDNGKGIPENLEFERLDSLGLQLVSTLVDQLDGKIEIKRDQGTEFRITFNLIEKSDVL is encoded by the coding sequence ATGACTGCTTTTGATCGCCTGAATGCTGAGGAATCGGATAATACAAATAAAAAGTTGCATGCCGGGATTTTCGACTGCAAGTGTTCGGAGAATGAGCCGATTGAACCCAGGAACAAACTAGGAGTAGAGACTAGAGATATTAGTATTCTCCATAAACTCAGCAAGCGGTATCTCGGAGACAGTGACTCATTCTCGATTCTTCAGGAAATGGTTGAGGCTGCAATTGCGATTACCAGAGCGGATAAAGGAAATATACAGATTCTCGATTCACCAACAGGAAAACTGAGGCTTGCAGCCCAGAAGGGGTTTAGCCTTCGTTTTTTAAAATTCTTCGAGCTTGCAGATGCAGGGAAAGCAGCGATATGTGGAGCTGCAATAAAAAGAATGGAACGCGTGGTCGTTGAGGACATCACCTGCAGTCCGGGCTTATTCGAAAGTGAAGCCCTTGATGTACTGCTGGATGAAGGAGTAAGAGCTATTCAGTCAACGCCTCTCGTGAGCCTGTCGGGCAAACTGCTTGGTGTTATCTCTACTTATTTCAGCCAGGCTCACTTCCCGGATGAACGTGAATTGATGCTTGTTGATATCCTTGCCCGGCAGGCTGCAGATATTATCGAGCGTCAGCAGGCTGAAGAGAAGCTGCGGCAAAGTGAGCAATGTCCAAGACTTAGACTAGAAAATATTCTCTCACCAGACCGGGAAATGGCTAACCTGGAGTTTGCCGAGATTATTGATATCCAGGCGATCCAGTCCCTCATGGAGGATTTCCATAAGCTTACTCACATGACTGTGGGCTTGAATGATCTAAAAGGTAATGTTCTGGTAGGTGTCGGATGGCAGGACATCTGCACGAAATTCCACAGGGTTCATCCTGAAACCTGCAAGCACTGTATAGAGAATGACATCGAGCTTTCTACGGTTACCCCGCCTGGAGAGTTTAAGCTGCACAAGTGCAAGAACAATATGTGGAGTGTCGCAACTCCTGTTATGGTAGGAGGCAAGCAAGTTGGCAGTATCCTCTCAGGGCAGTTCTTTTTTGAGGATGAGCATCTTAACTACGAGTTCTACCGAGCCCAAGCCAGGAAATATGGCTTCAATGAAGAGGAATATATGGCTGCACTTGAAAAAGTCCCGAGGTTGAGCAGGGAAGCTGTGGATACAGGCATGGCTTTCTTAATGGCATTTGCCAATATGGTCTCACAGTTAAGCTATAGCAATATCAAGTTGAGCCAGTTGCTAAATGAACGTGACGCTCTGGTAGATGCGCTGAGGGAAAGTGAGGAGCGGTTCAGGTGGGTTATTGAGAACTCTCTCGATGTTGCATACCGGCGAAACCTTCAGACTGACCACTATGATTTCATGAGCCCTGTAATAAAGCAGCTCACAGGCTTCTCTGCCAGGGAGATAAGTGAGACGAATATCAGTGAGATCTTTGATCGCATTCATCCAGAAGACCGCCAGTTGGTTATTGAAAAACTGACTCAGGCATCTGACTCAGGTTTTGGAACTATTGAGTACAGGTTCAGGTGCAAGGACGGCAAATATGTGTGGTTTGCCGACCACTTCAGGGTTACTAAAGATCAAAGTAAGAAGCCTCTTTTTATCGTAGGTATTGTCCGTGATATCACCAAGCGCAAGCTAGCTGAACTGGAGCTGGTGGAAAGTGAAAAGCGATTCCGTACTCTGGCTGAGAATTCTCCTGATGTAATTACCCGTTTTGATAAACAAAACCGCCATATGTATGCAAATCCTGCAGCTGCAAAGGCTTACAGTCTATCTCAAGCCAGAATAATTGGAAAAACTCATAGTGAACTTGGAATGGATCCTGTACTTGTAAGTCTCTGGGAAGAGTGCCACCAGAAGGTTTTTGCTACAGGAAAACCCGAGACAATGGAATTCCAGTACATATCACCTCAGGGAAAAGAATACTATTTTAATACACGGATAGTACCGGAGTTCACCAATGGTAAAGTATGCTCTATTCTTGCTATTTCGCGTGATATTAAAGACAAAAAAGAAGCGGAAGCCAGGTTAAAAGATACCCTCGATAACTTGGAAGAGCTGGTTAAAGCGCGCACAGCAGAGCTTGAGAAGACTTATAAATCCCTGGAAGAAAGCGAAAGAGGCCTAGCTGAAGCTCAAAAAATGGCTAATATTGGAAGCTGGTATTGGGACTTTTTAACTAGTGAGATTAACTGGTCTGAGGAGATGTATCGTATTTTTGGGCTTGATCCCCAAAAGTCAGCACTACCTTACAATCAATATTTAGATTATGTACACCCCGACGATCGAGACTATGTCGATAATGCCTATAAGGAAGCTATTAATGGAAATCCACTTGATATTGATCACAGGATTGTTCTGGATAATGGAGAAGTACGCACAATCCATGTACGAGCTGAAGTTATTTTTAACGAGGAAAATCTTCCTGTTCGGGCAAGAGGAATAGTTCAGGATATTACCGAGCGTAAAAAAGCCGAAGAAAAAATTAAGACCCTGGCGAATGCTGTAGAATCATCAAACGATGCAATTATAACCACATCCCTTGAGGGTGTTGTTACCAGCTGGAATAAGGGTGCAGAGCAGATTTATGGCTATTCGGCTGAAGAAATTCTGGGAAAAAATATTTCAGTAATTGAACCTCCAGAATTAAAAGGGGAAGTAGGACAGCTAATCGAGAAGATTAAAAATAACGATAAAGTTCAGTACTACGAAACTTTGCAGCTAAAAAAGGACGGTACACCAATAAATGTCTCAGTAAGTCTCTCCCAGATTTTTAACTCGTCCGGAGATTTTGTAGCTGTCTCGGCTATTTCCAGGGACGTTACTGAACGCAAGAAAGCAGAAAAAATCCTGGCAAAAATTGAAGAAACTAGAAAAAAAGAGATTCATCACCGAATCAAGAACAATTTACAGGTAATCTCTTCTCTACTGGATTTGCAGGCTGAGAAGTTTTTTGATAACGATGTACTTGAAGCCTTTAGAGAAAGCCAGGACAGGATATTCTCGATGTCCCTTATTCATGAGGAACTTTATAGAGGGGAAGGAACCGATACACTGGACTTTTCCGCATATCTCCAGAAACTAGCTGAAAATCTTTTCCAGACTTACAGCCTTAGAAGTAAAAATCTCAACCTGCTAATGGATCTCGAGGAGAATGCCTTCTTTAACATGGACATTGCCGTCCCGCTGGGAATAATTGTTAATGAACTTGTTTCCAATTCTCTCAAACATGCATTTACTGAAGAGGAAAAAGGGGAAATTCGAATCAAGCTGTGCAGGGAAGAAAAAAATAACGAAATACAGGAATCATGTTTCAGTCTGACAATCTCAGACAACGGGAAAGGGATTCCCGAAAATTTGGAGTTTGAACGCCTTGATTCTCTTGGGCTGCAGTTAGTGAGCACCCTTGTTGACCAGCTGGATGGAAAAATAGAGATTAAGCGAGATCAGGGGACTGAGTTCAGAATTACTTTCAACCTGATAGAAAAATCCGATGTCCTGTAA